A window from Citrus sinensis cultivar Valencia sweet orange chromosome 3, DVS_A1.0, whole genome shotgun sequence encodes these proteins:
- the LOC102614928 gene encoding ATP synthase subunit delta', mitochondrial, with the protein MFRQASRLLARASAVTRSRAFSSQVPAAPAVDSTFVESWKKVNPNMEPPKTPSVYMTPRPQTPTSIPSKLTVNFVLPYASELSAKEVDMVIVPASTGQMGVLPGHVPTIAELKPGVLSVHDGNDTKKYFVSSGFAFIHANSVADIIAVEAVPIDQIDPSLVQKGLAEFNQKLSSATTDLEKAEAQIGVDVHSALNSALTG; encoded by the exons ATGTTCCGGCAAGCTTCACGCCTCTTGGCCCGAGCCAGCGCGGTGACAAGGTCTCGCGCCTTCTCATCGCAGGTCCCAGCCGCGCCCGCCGTTGATTCGACTTTCGTTGAGTCATGGAAGAAAGTGAATCCAAACATGGAGCCGCCAAAGACTCCATCGGTTTACATGACCCCTCGCCCACAAACCCCCACTTCAATCCCCTCCAAGCTCACCGTCAACTTCGTCCTTCCCTACGCCTCTGAGCTCTCCGCTAAGGAG GTCGATATGGTTATAGTTCCAGCATCAACTGGGCAAATGGGTGTTCTGCCTGGACATGTACCTACAATTGCAGAACTAAAGCCTGGAGTCTTATCGGTTCATGATGGGAATGATACCAAGAAATACTTTGTTAGCAGTGGGTTTGCATTTATCCATGCAAACTCTGTTGCTGACATAATTGCTGTTGAGGCTGTGCCAATCGACCAAATTGACCCCAGCTTGGTCCAGAAGGGCCTTGCAGAGTTCAACCAGAAGCTCAGTTCAGCTACAACTGACCTGGAGAAAGCTGAAGCTCAGATAGGTGTTGATGTTCACAGTGCACTCAACTCTGCTCTCACAGGCTAA
- the LOC102615223 gene encoding lon protease homolog 2, peroxisomal has translation MTESVELPNRLGILPFRNKVLLPGAIIRIRCTSPSSVKLVEQELWQREEKGLIGILPVRDAAADTSVGPTVSQGGVGGDSSERASKVQVGASDGKNQQEVIHWHNRGVAARALHLSRGVEKPSGRVTYIVVLEGLCRFSVQELSTRGTYYTARISSLEMTKIEMEQVEQDPDFIALSRQFKATAMELISVLEQKQKTGGRTKVLLETVPIHKLADIFVASFEISFEEQLVMLDSVDLKVRLSKATELVDRHLQSIRVAEKITQKVEGQLSKSQKEFLLRQQMRAIKEELGDNDDDEDDLVALERKMQSAGMPSNIWKHVQKELRRLKKMQPQQPGYTSSRVYLELIADLPWEKASEEIDLDLKAAKERLDSDHYGLVRVKQRIIEYLAVRKLKPDARGPVLCFVGPPGVGKTSLASSIASALGRKFIRISLGGVKDEADIRGHRRTYIGSMPGRLIDGLKRVGVCNPVMLLDEIDKTGSDVRGDPASALLEVLDPEQNKTFNDHYLNVPFDLSKVIFVATANRAQPIPPPLLDRMEVIELPGYTPEEKLRIAMRHLIPRVLDQHGLGSEFLQIPEAMVKLVIQRYTREAGVRNLERNLAALARAAAVKVAEQEQEQALPSSKDVHRLGSPLLDNRLADGAEVEMEVIPMGESTHEVSNTFRITSPLVVDEAMLEKVLGPPRFDDREAAERVAAPGISVGLVWTNFGGEVQFVEATAMRGKGELHLTGQLGDVIKESAQIALTWVRARATDLQLVAEDGMNLLQGRDIHIHFPAGAVPKDGPSAGVTLVTALVSLFSRKRVRADTAMTGEMTLRGLVLPVGGVKDKILAAHRYGIKRVILPERNLKDLVEVPAAVLASLEIILAKRMEDVLEQAFEGGCPWRQHSKL, from the exons ATGACGGAATCCGTCGAGTTACCGAATCGCCTCGGAATTCTTCCGTTCAGGAACAAAGTTCTATTACCTGGCGCCATTATTCGAATTCGATGCACTTCACCTAGCAG TGTGAAATTGGTGGAGCAGGAGCTGTGGCAGAGAGAAGAGAAGGGATTGATTGGAATCTTGCCTGTTAGAGATGCTGCTGCTGATACGTCAGTGGGCCCCACTGTTTCTCAAG GTGGTGTTGGAGGCGATTCCAGTGAGCGGGCTTCCAAGGTTCAAGTTGGGGCATCGGATGGGAAGAATCAGCAGGAAGTTATCCATTGGCACAACAg gGGAGTGGCAGCTCGTGCGCTGCATCTCTCGAGAGGGGTGGAGAAACCAAGTGGGAGAGTGACGTACATTGTTGTGCTTGAAGGCTTGTGCAGGTTCAGTGTCCAAGAACTTAGCACAAGAGGAACATATTATACTGCACGTATATCTTCACTTGAGATGACCAAGATTG AGATGGAGCAAGTGGAGCAAGATCCAGATTTCATCGCCTTGTCTCGTCAGTTCAAAGCTACTGCCATGGAACTTATATCTGTTCTTGAGCAG AAACAAAAAACTGGTGGAAGGACAAAAGTTCTTTTGGAGACAGTTCCCATTCACAAATTGGCAGATATTTTTGTTGCAAGCTTTGAGATAAGTTTTGAAGAGCAGCTAGTGATGTTGGATTCAGTTGACCTAAAAGTAAGGCTTTCAAAAGCCACTGAGTTGGTTGACAGGCATTTACAG TCAATACGAGTAGCAGAGAAGATTACACAAAAGGTTGAGGGACAATTGTCAAAATCACAGAAAGAGTTTCTTTTGCGTCAGCAG ATGAGGGCTATAAAGGAAGAGCTTGGTGATAATGACGATGATGAGGATGATTTAGTTGCTCtagaaagaaagatgcaaagtGCAGGAATGCCTTCAAATATCTGGAAGCATGTGCAGAAAGAGCTGAG GAGGCTTAAGAAAATGCAGCCACAGCAACCTGGATATACCAGTTCACGAGTTTACCTGGAGCTTATTGCTGATCTTCCATGGGAGAAGGCCAGTGAAGAAATTGACTTGGACCTAAAGGCTGCAAAAGAACGTCTTGACAGCGATCATTATGGTTTAGTCAGGGTCAAGCAGCGTATTATTGAATATCTGGCTGTTCGCAAG CTTAAACCAGATGCAAGAGGGCCAGTTCTCTGTTTTGTTGGCCCACCAGGTGTTGGGAAAACATCTTTGGCATCATCAATTGCGTCGGCTTTGGGCAGAAAATTTATACGCATCTCTCTTGGAGGTGTCAAGGATGAGGCTGATATTAGAGGGCACAGGAGGACATACATTGGAAGTATGCCTGGTCGTCTTATTGATGGATTGAAG AGGGTTGGTGTCTGCAATCCAGTTATGTTGCTTGATGAGATTGACAAGACGGGTTCTGATGTACGTGGAGATCCTGCTTCAGCTCTGCTAGAGGTTCTTGACCCTGAGCAGAATAAAACATTCAATGATCA CTATTTGAATGTCCCATTTGACCTTTCAAAGGTGATTTTTGTGGCAACTGCAAACAGGGCGCAGCCCATTCCTCCACCGTTGTTAGACAGGATGGAAGTCATTGAACTGCCTGGATATACACCTGAAGAAAAGCTTAGAATAGCCATGCGACATTTGATTCCACGAGTTCTGGATCAGCATGGGCTGGGATCTGAATTCCTTCAAATTCCTGAG GCTATGGTGAAACTTGTCATTCAGAGGTATACAAGGGAGGCTGGCGTTCGGAATCTTGAGAGGAACTTGGCTGCACTAGCTCGTGCAGCAGCAGTTAAAGTTGCAGAGCAAGAGCAAGAGCAAGCTCTCCCTTCGAGCAAAGATGTTCACCGGCTTGGTTCACCATTATTGGACAACCGGCTAGCTGATGGAGCAGAAGTTGAAATGGAAGTCATTCCTATGGGTGAAAGTACTCATGAGGTATCCAACACATTCAGGATCACTTCACCTTTGGTTGTGGATGAGGCTATGCTGGAAAAAGTGTTGGGG CCTCCAAGGTTTGATGACAGAGAAGCTGCTGAACGGGTGGCAGCTCCTGGAATATCTGTTGGGCTTGTCTGGACAAATTTTGGGGGGGAGGTCCAGTTTGTAGAGGCTACAGCAATGAGGGGAAAGGGTGAATTACATCTTACTGGACAACTTGGTGATGTAATTAAAGAATCGGCACAAATAGCACTGACATGG GTACGAGCTAGAGCAACTGATCTACAGCTGGTGGCCGAGGACGGAATGAATCTCCTTCAAGGGAGGGATATTCATATACATTTTCCCGCTGGGGCTGTACCCAAAGATGGGCCCTCTGCTGGTGTGACTCTGGTAACGGCCCTGGTTTCATTGTTTAGTCGGAAAAGAGTAAGAGCAGACACGGCAATGACTGGAGAGATGACTCTGAGGGGTCTTGTGTTACCTGTTGGTGGTGTCAAGGATAAG ATATTGGCTGCTCATCGTTATGGTATCAAGAGAGTTATTCTGCCAGAGAGAAATCTGAAAGACCTGGTTGAAGTGCCAGCAGCTGTGCTGGCCAGTCTGGAG ATTATCCTGGCTAAGCGGATGGAAGATGTTTTAGAGCAGGCATTTGAAGGTGGTTGCCCTTGGAGGCAACACTCGAAGTTGTGA